Within the Naumovozyma castellii chromosome 1, complete genome genome, the region atatactGGAACTCGGAAACGACTTGATCAATGCTAGAGAGAAACTTTTTATTAAGGTTGAACCCAATGATTCAGAATTTTCTAAGAAAGATATCGAAGAGTTCAAGAATTTTGCTTTGGAGACTGATGATGCAGAATCTTCTAACGacaatgaaaatgatactGATGCAGATAAAGACAGAAAAGATCTCCCCATTAAAAAAGGGAATGCTGCATCGGCAGTATCACCCAAGCAAAAGACAAGAACTATACAAACTTTCCCACCTGAAATCAGGGatatattgaagaaattatggAATTTACGCTCTTCCCAAAAATTGATCAATAGTCCAGAAAGATCATCATTTTATCTCATGGATTCTGCTAAATACTTTATGGATAATATTGATAGAATAACTGAGAAGGATTATGTTCCAACCTTACAAGACATCTTACGCTCCAGACAAAAGACAACTGGTATCTTTGATACACATATCAACCTCGGCTCTAATTCAAATCTACATCTTTTCGATGTTGGTGGTCAAAGATCTGAACGTAAGAAATGGATCCATTGTTTTGATAACGTTacattaattatttattgcaTTTCACTATCCGAATATGATCAATCCCTATTGGAAGATGACGGACAAAACAGATTTCATGAATCGTTAGTTCTTTTcgaaaatattttgaattctaGATGGTTTGCAAGAACGTCAGTCGCATTATTTTTGAACAAGATTGATCTCTTTGCTgagaaaattaaaaaggTGCCCTTGGAGAATTATTTTCCCGATTATACAGGCGGCCAAGATATAAATAAAGCCACCAAATACATTCTATGGAGATACATGCAATTGAATCGTGCTAACTTGAATATATATCCACATGTGACACAAGCCACAGATACATCAAATATCAAGTTGGTGTTTGCCGCGATCAAGGAAACTGTATTAGAGAATAGTCTGAAGGACTCTGGTGTTCTCTAACTTCAGGGAAGGGAATAAGTTTATAATTAACAGTCTGGACTgttttataatataatgGTATTAGTGAATTAGTATATATTTTCCTGGgagaaaataaatagaaaataatCATTCTTAAATGCATTTTCGATTACgtaattttttgtttattttgatttttcagTAGCTGTCAGAGTACATCTACCGCTATCATAAAGATTCACTTCAAACTTAAGATTGGTTCTTCCGTTTCATCGCAATCAAAGCTAATAAGAGCTGTACCATTTTCTAACTTCTTTTTGAGTAACCTGGTAATGGATGACGAAAAACTGAACAGTGCTAATGGATCACCTAACTCAAATATAAGTGCCACACAGGGACAAGGTATAAATCTGGCATTAGATCCTAACCTGATAAACTTAACGTTATCCCCATCATTAATCACTCCAGGAGCCATTCCTAACTCCGTGAATGATACCGGTTCCCAGCCAGACCAATCACCCTCTGCAATAGGCACTCCCGGACAAAATATCCATAATACGGGAACATCCTTGATTAAGAATCCTCACGAGATTTATGGACAATTACCACTTTCACAGTTAATTCCTTTGATTCTACAAGAACGAGGTCCATCCTTTAAGTTTGCTGATCTATCGGAGGAAAGATTGATGGAGGAGCTTTCTAACAATGGATTAAGTAATGAGGATAAGCATACAAGTCCTCCTTCTGAATTAGAAAAGCCAATcgatgatgatttaatggagattgattttgaagataaaaataatattagCAAAGACGAATCTGCACCTGAGAGTAATATACCTGAAAGCAACGCTATTTACCAATCGTCTGAACCACAGTTAACCCAAGAGCAATTTTTAAAAGTTCGAAAGGATATCGTGGATCATATTAATATGGCTATGAACGAGTCTTCATTATCGTTAGAgtttgtttcattattattatcatctgTTAGAGAAAACAACGCGAATTCATCTATGTCTGcatttttgaagaagaatgcTAGCCCTGGTTCATTAAATAGTGATAAAATCCCATATACGCCTTTATCGAAAGAGGAAACAAATCAATTAGAAGTGTTGAATAAAGGATGGAAATTAAAATCGTTAAATGATTCCAGAATAATGTTAAAAGAAAACTATCTGAAACTAAGTGCCTCTCTACAAAGGGAACATATCTATTGGAAGAAGGTTTCTAACCacattaataattcagaTGTCATCTTTAAGTTACGAGATAAGACTACAGGACAAAGATCCTTAGGTATCAAGTATGGGTACGAAGATTCAGGGTCAACTTATAAGTTAGATAGAGGTATTGCtattttgagaaataaTCCATTAACAGATTTGTTAGAATTAGTACCGTTCCAAAATAGTGATAGTGACGTTGCATTAAGAAActatgaaaaattcatacGAGTGAGAATCTTTACCAAGATAGAATCTGAAGATGATTACATTTTGAGTGGTGAGtcattaattgataatgaagatgggTTTGAAGGAATACTGGGCAGTGATCACTCCCAGAATGACCccaaattttttgaagacattagatttcaaatcaaaattttaaagaaatttatacttgaaaaggaattaaTGTATCAGTTGAAAAAGGAGAGCTCACGTCTGATATCCTACGGTGTcactattgaaaatgaaaataaagtGATTATAGAATTACCGAAtgagaaatttgaaatcgAGTTATTATCATTGACTGACAGTTCTCTAATCGACCATGAACGTGATGCCCCTAAAGTTAATGACAAGAGGGCAAATCTAATGCATGTTACGTTAAGAATGCTTCTCGTGGTgattttcaagaaaaatctgaagaataaattaatGTCCCCCAAAGTTAAGAAAAACTTGAATATCGATAAAGATATCTTACTAATCAGACCCATCTTGGGAAGAATGAGACATTCCAACTATAAGATGCtattaaagaaactttTAGAGAATCATgtattaaatattattgaaggtACACAATTAGTTGAAAAGAAGCTAGACCTGACCGAAAACTCGTCGACAGAGGAGAATATCAAGTTCATGGATAAACATGTTGCCAAACTGATACAGGATATTTCTGCCTTTGATTGCATATTGAATCCTTGCAAAACACAATTCGACATATATATACCAAATAAGGGATGTCTCTCTTTGACATTAGAAAGTCCGAATTATTGCAACGCAGTTATAAACATAAAATATCTTTCTGAGAATGGCACAGTTAAGTTTGATACAGAATTCTCAGAATTTAAAGAGATCGAAGAGTTCATACATTTTATAATTACTGAATATGTAAAATGAAAGGAGAACTTGGTCGTATGAGGCTAATTTACAATGGGTGAATTTCATTTAACGCTACATATAATTTTTATAGTCATAGCgtgaaatttaaatttcgGAAATTGAGAACAGAACTCGACTTTTTTACGAATGAGTTTCGAAGACTCTCAACTTTAAAGGCGCTTGTAGGAACCCACTACACCTTACGTACTCCACAAACCACGAACAAACCGcaacaaaatcaattatGGGTTATACTTTAGCAATTTTAGGATGCGGTGTGATGGGCCAAGCTGTTCTATCTGCCATTTACAAGGCCCCAAAGGCAGAAACTGAGGCTGTCGCATCATTATACCCATCTAAGATCATCACATGCAACCATGATAATCCAAGTGCTCAACAAGTCACTGATTTAATTGCCACTTTTGAAAAGTCTCCAAATGGTATTGAAGTGGAATCTACTTTTGATCAAAATGTTAGAGCTGTTCAAGAAGCCACTGTTATTATTCTAGGTACTAAACCCTATCTAGCAGAACCAGTTCTGGATGGTGTCCGTGATGTCATCGATGGAAAGTTGATTATTTCCTTAGCTGCAGGCTGGACCATTGatcaattacaaaattaCACAAGAAAGGTCTCCAGAGTCATGACAAACACTCCAGCTAAATATGGTTATGGTTGTGCTGTTGTATCTCATTCCTCAGAGGTCTCTGctgaagaaagaaaagttGTAGATCAATTAATTGGTCATGTTGGTAAATGCATCGAATTGCCAGAAAAGAACATGGACGCCGCTACTGCTCTTGTGGGTTCTGGTCCAGCGTTCGTTTTATTGATGTTGGAATCTTTAATGGAAAGTGGTATCAAAATGGGTATCCCACTAAAGGAAAGTAGAGAATGTGCGATTAAAGTTCTTGAAGGTACTGCCAAGATGGTTGAAGAAAGTGGCGAACATCCAACTGTACTAAAACACCAAGTTTGCACCCCAGGTGGGACTACAATTGCTGGTTTATGTGTAATGGAAGATAGGGGAGTCAAAAGTGGTATTATCAGAGGTGTGGAGGAAGCCTCCATTGTAGCAGCTAAATTAGGTAAGAAAAAATGATTGAGAGTTGTTCCACCTCAACAATTTCTATCCATAATATTTGCATCTAACCTTAAAAGTATGTTTTTCCTTTGCTGTGCattttaaattttacaGCTGTTTTTAATTAGATGAAACTTTCTTTCGAATGAAGGCGTTTCTCTATATATCCAATATATGTCCATAATGTCACTACGTAAATTGTTTTATTACTCTTTGTTCATTTGACTGTCCACCCGAACATTTTGTACATCAGTACATGTAGCCTTtgtgaaatatttttttttcttacTTTCCTTCTGATCGGTTCGGCCCGTTTAAAAAGAACATGGGATTTTCTGGTAAAGGAGGTTTCTGTGGTTCCGCCTAGAGTCTACCGAGAGTTTGTTTCCAGATAGGACCCTTCCAGACAGACCGTCAGATCTGATAATTTTGGGGaaattctttccaaaaACTGAGGGAAATGCAGTACCGCGCTTACTGCTGGTAAATACTATGATGGGCAATACTGATTTTATCGAATTCACTGCTCGATTAGTTAGGCTCTATACGTATCTAGTAGCATTCTTAATctataattaataattgttaATTTCAGTTTGTAggtttaaatttttcttgttggGACTTTTCATTTATACTTATAAATTCTTCGATAGCAAGTAAAGAAAGACTGAAACTAAACTAGAAATCCAAGATGTCTGACGTTGAAACTCCAGTTCAAGTGCAAGAAGAATTCgaagttgttgaagaattcaCCCCAGTCGTTTTGGCCACTGCCATTCCAGAAGAAGTTCAAAGAGCTCAAACTGAAGTtaaattattcaacaaatggtcctttgaagaagttgaagtTAAAGATGCTTCTTTAGTTGATTACATTCAAATCAGACAACCAATCTTTGTCTCTCACACAGCTGGTCGTTACGCCAACAAGAGATTTAGAAAGGCTCAATGTCCAATCGTTGAAAGATTAACTAATTCCTTGATGATGAACGGTAGAAACAACGGTAAGAAGTTGAAGGCTCTAAGAATCGTCAAGCACACTTTGGATATCATTAACGTCTTAACTGATGCTAACCCAATCCAAGTTGTTGTCGATGCCATTACCAACACCGGTCCAAGAGAAGACACTACTAGAGtcggtggtggtggtgctGCCAGAAGACAAGCTGTCGATGTCGCTCCATTGAGAAGAGTCAACCAAGCTATTGCCTTGTTGACCATTGGTGCCAGAGAAGCCGCCTTCAGAAACATTAAGACCATCGCTGAAACTTTAGCTGAAGAATTGATCAACGCTGCTAAGGGTTCTTCCACTTCCTACGCcatcaagaagaaggatGAATTGGAACGTGTTGCCAAGTCCAACCGTTAAGCAAACgtatattatattatcCGAATTACATATCTACTATTCTATCTTTTGTCTCTAACTCATTaaaatacaatacaatacaatacaatacaTTAATTATCATACATTTAGAATAACAGACGCGATATCCAGGGTTTACTGTCCGACTGTCCGACCCGACAGTGATAAGCCGATACCGGCAAAGCTGTTCCGAAATACCGTGTGCGCTTAAACAATCGTCTGGTCATGCTGTCATTGACACtaatgatggtgatgatgaacaaCACTATCCAGACGGATGGAGTAATGGACGCCACTTGTATATAACAGATGTACTAGGGGAACATAGAAGGATCGACAGACTACTAAATAAATAGCTCATCGAGATTTGTATATTTGCCGAAGGTTTTGCAAGTTTTAGGTACTAAGATCTCGTTTATTAATAAGCAAGCAATGACTACCGCATTAGAAATCGATACCAATATTGATACCGTTCATACTTTTTCTCAGGAGGACAAGTTGCCAAAGCTTCCCCTGCctgatttgaagaatactCTAagagatttgaagaaaagttTGGAACCTTTATATTACGCTGATGGGTATTATAAGCATCCATTAGATCCTGTCCAAATAAAAGGCCTAACATCTGCACTCTCGACATTCTTAGGCTCAGATGCTGCATTAAAGCTACAAGCAAAGCTAAGAACTTACTACGACAATAATGATTGTTATTTGGACAAGTTACATCTAGATATAAATAATCATTCATCCTCTAGAGAAATTGACGATGATATTCTTCCAAGAAACCCATTTCTGATTCTTGCTGATGATGCTGTACCTGATATTACTCAGTCTGCCCGTTCTGCCGTGTTGGTACATTCTGCCCTAAGATTCATTTCTGCCTTGAAACAAGAATTACTACCACCTGATACCAATAACAAGGATGTTCCTCTATCGATGGTTccatatttgaatttatttggGACAACTCGTTGCCCTGTTTTTCAAGAAGGAGAAGTAGAGAATTTTGATCTAGATAAACCTTACACTGCCTCAGATCTAGACAATGAGGACTCATTTTTAAGTGAGGATGAATATGAAGATGAATCTGATgatcaaaataaaactaaaTCATTTACCCAGAGCAGGCCTACAAGTAGCAACTCTGCTGTttcagatgatgaagatgacaTCTTCACTCGTCATGGTATTACCATTGATCGCCACCCCGATTCAAAACATATCCTGGTTATCTCTAAGGGACAGTATTATACCATTGAAGTtcttgatgatgaaaataagaTTTTATACACAGAGGGTAGACTAAGTATTCTATTCAATCAAATTTTAACAGATTCAGAGGAGAGTTACTCATTCAAAAGGTCTACCGCCTTAGGAAGCTTAACATCGCATTCCTTcagaaattggaaatacGCACGTAAGAGATTGCAAAAGAGGTACCCTCAAGAATTACGTCTCATTGATTCAGCTCTATTTGTCCTGGTCTTGGATGAATCTACAGAGCAAgcaaatgaagaaaatacgAAAAGATTGTTTTATGGTACATCGATCATAGATAATAAAGGTCACCAGGTTGGTTCGTGTGTCTCTAGATGGTACGATAAGTTACAACTTGTCGTAACCAAGGATGCTACTGCTGCAGTTATTTGGGATTCGTTTACATGTGATGGATCCGTGGTTCTAAGATTCATCTCTGAAACCTTCACAGAAGCTGTATTAAGATTAGCTAGAGAGGTGAATGCTGGAGATCcacaattttctttatgGCCAAATGTTATGCCATCAGAATTGGCACCCAAACCAGCTGATTTCCAtccatcttcaattgttaATAAAATAGATTGGTCATTTAGTAACATCCTAAACACTCACGTTCATTTATCAGAAACGAAATTGGCTGATTTAATTTCCAAGCATGATATCGTTCACAGATCAATCTCTGTGGGTCGTAGGTCAGCTCAAAGGCTAGGTGTTAAACCAGACTCTATGATCCAAATTGCATTGCAAATTGCTCACTATTCTTTATATGGTAAAATGGCCTTTGGATTTGAACCAATTTCCACAAGAGgatttaaaaattcaagGTCTTCATTTGTCAATATCCAAAATCAAGATTTGCTAGAGCTTTGTCAATTATTTATCTCCACTTCCACTGATAATCAAACAAAATTAGATAAATTCGTTCAAACTTGTGAAAAACATAGTGAAAAGGTTAGAAAGGCAAAATTAGGGGAAggttttgaaaaacattTTAATGCATTGAAATATCTGTACAAATTCCATTCGCATTTTGGTATTGATTTCACAGAGGAGGATGAAAAAATTGCATCAGATGtttttaataatacattAATTGCTCCATTTTCTCAACCTGAGTTGATCGTGGCAAATTGTGGTACCTCCGCTACCACACAATTCGGTATCACACCAGCTATTCCACAAGGATTTGGTATAGGTTACattattaaagatgatCAATGTGATCTTACTGTGACTTCCCAATTTAGACAAGGTGACAGGTTGATCTACATGCTGAACTATGTTCTTAATGAGTTCCGTTCGTACTGGAGAGTTGCTCGTGAAACTTCTCGTAACAAGACAGGAATCAAGATATCACGCTCAGTGGATAGATTATACCAATTGGATAATGCTCTCAATTCAGTCATCGATAATTCCGAAGGAACGCCAGAATCAGCccatcgtcatcatcatagCCATCATGATCACAGTCAACAGAAGACAGGTTTTTTTGATTTAGATGCCCATCTTGATAGTAGTAGGAGCGTTTCCTCTACTCCTTCATTAAGTAACATTGCAT harbors:
- the GPA2 gene encoding guanine nucleotide-binding protein subunit alpha (ancestral locus Anc_7.496), which codes for MGVCSSKQENDTNNTNTPQQNAQHRPRTGQPVAGSTNSRRATPQSKAKDENYTSIKETRQISKKHNNSVQKKAKIRDISNLGDQQLQNMDADPNNKEIKVLLLGAGESGKSTILQQLKIIHGGGYSKDELLEFVPLIYNNILELGNDLINAREKLFIKVEPNDSEFSKKDIEEFKNFALETDDAESSNDNENDTDADKDRKDLPIKKGNAASAVSPKQKTRTIQTFPPEIRDILKKLWNLRSSQKLINSPERSSFYLMDSAKYFMDNIDRITEKDYVPTLQDILRSRQKTTGIFDTHINLGSNSNLHLFDVGGQRSERKKWIHCFDNVTLIIYCISLSEYDQSLLEDDGQNRFHESLVLFENILNSRWFARTSVALFLNKIDLFAEKIKKVPLENYFPDYTGGQDINKATKYILWRYMQLNRANLNIYPHVTQATDTSNIKLVFAAIKETVLENSLKDSGVL
- the SRB4 gene encoding Srb4p (ancestral locus Anc_7.503), producing the protein MDDEKLNSANGSPNSNISATQGQGINLALDPNLINLTLSPSLITPGAIPNSVNDTGSQPDQSPSAIGTPGQNIHNTGTSLIKNPHEIYGQLPLSQLIPLILQERGPSFKFADLSEERLMEELSNNGLSNEDKHTSPPSELEKPIDDDLMEIDFEDKNNISKDESAPESNIPESNAIYQSSEPQLTQEQFLKVRKDIVDHINMAMNESSLSLEFVSLLLSSVRENNANSSMSAFLKKNASPGSLNSDKIPYTPLSKEETNQLEVLNKGWKLKSLNDSRIMLKENYLKLSASLQREHIYWKKVSNHINNSDVIFKLRDKTTGQRSLGIKYGYEDSGSTYKLDRGIAILRNNPLTDLLELVPFQNSDSDVALRNYEKFIRVRIFTKIESEDDYILSGESLIDNEDGFEGILGSDHSQNDPKFFEDIRFQIKILKKFILEKELMYQLKKESSRLISYGVTIENENKVIIELPNEKFEIELLSLTDSSLIDHERDAPKVNDKRANLMHVTLRMLLVVIFKKNLKNKLMSPKVKKNLNIDKDILLIRPILGRMRHSNYKMLLKKLLENHVLNIIEGTQLVEKKLDLTENSSTEENIKFMDKHVAKLIQDISAFDCILNPCKTQFDIYIPNKGCLSLTLESPNYCNAVINIKYLSENGTVKFDTEFSEFKEIEEFIHFIITEYVK
- the PRO3 gene encoding pyrroline-5-carboxylate reductase (ancestral locus Anc_7.506); the protein is MGYTLAILGCGVMGQAVLSAIYKAPKAETEAVASLYPSKIITCNHDNPSAQQVTDLIATFEKSPNGIEVESTFDQNVRAVQEATVIILGTKPYLAEPVLDGVRDVIDGKLIISLAAGWTIDQLQNYTRKVSRVMTNTPAKYGYGCAVVSHSSEVSAEERKVVDQLIGHVGKCIELPEKNMDAATALVGSGPAFVLLMLESLMESGIKMGIPLKESRECAIKVLEGTAKMVEESGEHPTVLKHQVCTPGGTTIAGLCVMEDRGVKSGIIRGVEEASIVAAKLGKKK
- the NCAS0A15000 gene encoding 40S ribosomal protein uS7 (ancestral locus Anc_7.509), whose product is MSDVETPVQVQEEFEVVEEFTPVVLATAIPEEVQRAQTEVKLFNKWSFEEVEVKDASLVDYIQIRQPIFVSHTAGRYANKRFRKAQCPIVERLTNSLMMNGRNNGKKLKALRIVKHTLDIINVLTDANPIQVVVDAITNTGPREDTTRVGGGGAARRQAVDVAPLRRVNQAIALLTIGAREAAFRNIKTIAETLAEELINAAKGSSTSYAIKKKDELERVAKSNR
- the YAT2 gene encoding carnitine O-acetyltransferase YAT2 (ancestral locus Anc_7.510), coding for MTTALEIDTNIDTVHTFSQEDKLPKLPLPDLKNTLRDLKKSLEPLYYADGYYKHPLDPVQIKGLTSALSTFLGSDAALKLQAKLRTYYDNNDCYLDKLHLDINNHSSSREIDDDILPRNPFLILADDAVPDITQSARSAVLVHSALRFISALKQELLPPDTNNKDVPLSMVPYLNLFGTTRCPVFQEGEVENFDLDKPYTASDLDNEDSFLSEDEYEDESDDQNKTKSFTQSRPTSSNSAVSDDEDDIFTRHGITIDRHPDSKHILVISKGQYYTIEVLDDENKILYTEGRLSILFNQILTDSEESYSFKRSTALGSLTSHSFRNWKYARKRLQKRYPQELRLIDSALFVLVLDESTEQANEENTKRLFYGTSIIDNKGHQVGSCVSRWYDKLQLVVTKDATAAVIWDSFTCDGSVVLRFISETFTEAVLRLAREVNAGDPQFSLWPNVMPSELAPKPADFHPSSIVNKIDWSFSNILNTHVHLSETKLADLISKHDIVHRSISVGRRSAQRLGVKPDSMIQIALQIAHYSLYGKMAFGFEPISTRGFKNSRSSFVNIQNQDLLELCQLFISTSTDNQTKLDKFVQTCEKHSEKVRKAKLGEGFEKHFNALKYLYKFHSHFGIDFTEEDEKIASDVFNNTLIAPFSQPELIVANCGTSATTQFGITPAIPQGFGIGYIIKDDQCDLTVTSQFRQGDRLIYMLNYVLNEFRSYWRVARETSRNKTGIKISRSVDRLYQLDNALNSVIDNSEGTPESAHRHHHSHHDHSQQKTGFFDLDAHLDSSRSVSSTPSLSNIASRLAELTVTRDSSRNHSSLALSVPTVNEKLNTGHQILQIHPNHVDGSSGSEVSTPNDSRPHSGFSSRRDSGASSTRPESKRQNVINSKFDIDFDRSRVGRKVSTYE